The following proteins come from a genomic window of Saccharomyces mikatae IFO 1815 strain IFO1815 genome assembly, chromosome: 7:
- the SIP2 gene encoding Sip2p (similar to Saccharomyces cerevisiae GAL83 (YER027C) and SIP2 (YGL208W); ancestral locus Anc_3.517): MGTTTSYPTHQNQTIGKSRTIIMNGATEKAGNSQGSEPQEMDAVSKKVTELSLNGSSCSKDVEKLPGEGSMTKKKSTLLLREEDEPAMPELSVVETAMDTESESSSTSDNESGDIVAQTTGSRQDTSAGVDPSTPYSPARKGRQQMDSKERLEGSTEIKSSLMVPVEIKWQQGGSKVYVTGSFTKWRKMIGLIPDSKHSGAFHVKLRLLPGTHRFRFVVDNELRVSDFLPTATDQMGNFVNYIEVREPEKKATDGKRKSKKEYSIQAPTSDRSSIALQIGKDPDDFGDGYTRFHEDFSPRPPQEYTADIPAVFSDPSVMERYYYTLDREQNHNDTSWLTPPLLPPQLENVILNKYYMTQDQFNENNSGALPIPNHVVLNHLITSSIKHNTLCVASIVRYKQKYVTQILYAPIESS, from the coding sequence ATGGGTACCACAACAAGTTATCCCACTCATCAAAACCAAACGATCGGAAAGAGTCGCACAATTATAATGAATGGGGCTACTGAAAAAGCAGGTAATAGTCAAGGCAGTGAGCCGCAAGAGATGGATGCGGTAAGCAAGAAAGTTACTGAGCTAAGCTTGAATGGCTCTTCATGTTCGAAAGACGTGGAAAAGCTACCAGGGGAAGGGTCTatgacaaagaagaaatccaCGTTGCTATTGCGTGAAGAGGACGAACCCGCTATGCCAGAGCTATCTGTAGTGGAAACAGCGATGGACACTGAATCGGAGTCTTCCTCTACTAGCGATAATGAAAGCGGAGATATCGTTGCCCAAACGACAGGATCCAGACAAGATACTAGTGCTGGTGTTGACCCATCGACCCCTTACTCGCCGGCGCGGAAAGGTCGGCAGCAAATGGATAGCAAAGAACGGTTGGAAGGCTCCACTGAAATCAAGAGCTCATTAATGGTGCCTGTGGAGATAAAGTGGCAGCAAGGTGGTTCGAAGGTTTACGTGACAGGTTCGTTTACCAAATGGAGGAAAATGATTGGTTTGATACCTGATTCTAAACACAGCGGGGCTTTTCATGTTAAACTAAGGCTGCTTCCAGGTACACACAGGTTCAGATTTGTAGTGGATAATGAGCTTAGAGTCAGCGACTTCTTGCCTACGGCTACGGATCAGATGGGAAACTTTGTTAATTACATTGAAGTCAGGGAgccagaaaaaaaagcaacagacggaaaaagaaagtctaAGAAAGAGTATTCCATACAAGCCCCCACCAGCGATCGATCGTCCATTGCCTTGCAAATTGGTAAGGATCCAGACGACTTTGGTGACGGATATACAAGGTTTCATGAAGATTTCTCCCCCAGACCTCCCCAGGAATACACTGCTGACATTCCTGCTGTGTTTTCTGACCCATCCGTAATGGAACGGTACTATTACACTCTGGACCGAGAGCAAAATCACAACGATACCTCATGGTTAACACCGCCCCTATTACCTCCTCAATTGGAGAATGTCATCTTGAATAAATACTATATGACACAGGACCAATTCAACGAAAACAACTCGGGGGCTTTGCCCATTCCAAACCATGTGGTGCTGAACCATCTGATTACCAGTAGTATTAAACATAATACCCTTTGCGTAGCTTCCATCGTTCGATACAAACAGAAATACGTGACGCAAATCCTTTATGCGCCCATAGAGTCCTCGTAA
- the SPT16 gene encoding chromatin-remodeling protein SPT16 (similar to Saccharomyces cerevisiae SPT16 (YGL207W); ancestral locus Anc_3.516): protein MEELNINFDIFKKRIESLYSKYNEFDGSPNSLLFVLGSSNAENPYQKTTILHNWLLGYEFPATLIALVPGKLIIVTSSAKAKHLQKAVDLFKDSESKITLELWQRNNKEPEHNKKLFDDVIALINSSGKTVGIPEKDSYQGKFMTEWNPIWEAAVKENEFNVIDISLGLSKVWEVKDANEQAYLSVSSKGSDKFMDLLSNEMVRAVDEELKITNAKLSDKIENKIDDVKFLKQLSPDLSALCPPNHKFNFDLLDWTYSPIIQSGKKFDLRVSARSTNDQLYGNGCILASCGIRYNNYCSNITRTFLIDPSEEMVNNYDFLLTLQKEIVTNILTAGRTPKEVYELVIAFIEKSKPELVPNFTKNIGSLIGLEFRDSNFILNVKNDYRKIQRGDCFNLSFGFNNLKDSQSDSNYALQLADTVQIPVDEAEPLRFLTNYTKAKSQISFYFNNEEEDNNKKKSSPSTKVPSKPDRNSKILRTKLRGEARGGAEDAQKEQIRKENQKKLHEKLEKNGLLRFSAADANGPDSEPRQYFKKYESYVRDSQLPTNIRDLRIHVDWKSQTIILPIYGRPVPFHINSYKNGSKNEEGEYTYLRLNFNSPGSSGGISKKVEELPYEESSDNQFVRSITLRSKDGDRMSETFKQIADLKKEATKREQERKALADVVQQDKLIENKTGRTKRLDQIFVRPNPDTKRVPSTVFIHENGIRFQSPLRTDSRIDILFSNIKNLIFQSCKGELIVVIHIHLKNPILMGKKKIQDVQFYREASDMSVDETGGGRRGQSRFRRYGDEDELEQEQEERRKRAALDKEFKYFADAIAEASNGLLTVENTFRDLGFQGVPNRSAVFCMPTTDCLVQLIEPPFLVINLEEVEICILERVQFGLKNFDMVFVYKDFNKPVTHINTVPIESLDFLKQWLTDMDIPYTVSTINLNWATIMKSLQDDPYQFFLDGGWNFLATGSDDEASDESEEEVSEYEASEDDVSDESAFSEDEEGSEVDDDISGDESEDYSGDESEEGEDWDELEKKAARADRGANFRD from the coding sequence ATGGAAGAACTGAATATTAATTTCGAcatattcaagaaaagaattgaatCATTGTATTCCAAATATAACGAGTTCGATGGTTCTCCAAATTCTTTACTGTTCGTTTTGGGTTCGTCCAATGCAGAAAATCCGTACCAGAAGACGACCATTCTGCATAACTGGTTATTGGGCTATGAATTTCCGGCTACCTTGATTGCATTAGTTCCTGGAAAGCTTATTATTGTCACCAGTTCTGCCAAGGCCAAGCATTTACAAAAGGCAGTTGACCTATTCAAAGACTCTGAAAGTAAAATTACACTTGAATTATGGCAGAGAAACAATAAAGAACCAGAACATAATAAGAAGTTGTTTGATGATGTTATAGCTTTAATCAATAGTTCTGGTAAAACAGTCGGTATTCCTGAAAAGGACTCTTATCAAGGCAAATTTATGACGGAATGGAACCCAATATGGGAGGCAGCTGTGAAGGAAAACGAATTCAATGTCATTGATATCTCTCTTGGTCTCTCCAAAGTTTGGGAAGTTAAGGATGCAAATGAACAAGCATATTTGTCTGTTTCCAGTAAAGGATCTGATAAATTCATGGATCTTTTATCTAATGAAATGGTTCGTGCCGTTGACGAAGAATTGAAGATCACCAATGCCAAATTATCAGACAAAATTGAGAATAAAATTGATGATgttaaatttttgaaacaacTAAGTCCTGATTTGAGCGCATTGTGCCCGCCAAATCACAAGTTCAACTTTGATTTATTGGATTGGACTTATTCTCCTATCATTCAGTCAGGGAAAAAGTTTGACCTTAGGGTTTCTGCCCGTTCCACCAACGACCAGTTGTATGGTAACGGTTGTATTTTAGCTTCATGTGGTATCCGTTACAATAATTACTGCTCCAATATTACCAGGACCTTTTTGATCGATCCATCCGAAGAAATGGTTAATAACTACGATTTTTTACTAACTCTACAGAAAGAGATTGTAACGAATATTTTAACGGCTGGTCGTACGCCAAAAGAAGTGTATGAGTTAGTTATCgctttcattgaaaaatccaAGCCTGAATTAGTACCCAATTTTACTAAAAACATTGGCTCGTTGATCGGTCTTGAATTTAGGGATTCCAACTTTATACTTAACGTTAAGAATGATTATCGTAAGATCCAACGTGGCGATTGCTTTAACCTTTCGTTCGGTTTTAATAATCTGAAAGATTCTCAAAGTGATAGCAATTATGCCTTACAACTAGCTGATACAGTCCAGATTCCAGTTGACGAAGCAGAGCCTTTACGATTTCTAACAAATTACACTAAAGCTAAATCacaaatttctttttatttcaataACGAGGAGGAagacaataataaaaagaaatcttcGCCATCCACTAAGGTTCCTAGTAAACCAGATAgaaattccaaaattttaaGAACGAAGTTACGTGGTGAGGCTCGTGGTGGTGCTGAAGACGCTCAAAAGGAACAAATTCgtaaagaaaaccaaaagaAACTGCACGAAAAATTAGAGAAAAATGGATTACTGAGATTTAGCGCTGCTGATGCCAATGGTCCAGATAGCGAACCTCGTCaatacttcaaaaaatatgaatcCTATGTTCGGGATTCACAACTACCAACTAATATTCGTGACCTAAGAATCCACGTTGACTGGAAAAGCCAGACAATTATTCTACCCATTTATGGCAGGCCAGTTCCATTCCATATAAACTCATATAAGAATGGTTCTAAGAACGAAGAAGGCGAATATACGTATTTACGTTTGAACTTCAATTCACCGGGGTCTTCTGGCGGTATTTCTAAGAAAGTAGAAGAATTGCCATACGAGGAATCTTCTGATAATCAATTTGTACGTTCAATCACTTTAAGATCTAAGGATGGTGATCGCATGAGCGAAACCTTCAAACAAATCGCCgatttaaaaaaagaagcaaCGAAGAGGGAGCAAGAACGTAAAGCACTTGCTGATGTTGTTCAACAAGATAAGttgattgaaaataaaacgggaagaacaaaaagactggatcaaatttttgtcaGACCAAATCCTGATACAAAACGTGTTCCAAGTACAGTCTTTATTCATGAAAATGGTATTAGATTCCAGTCACCATTGAGGACCGATAGTAGAATTGATATATTGTTTTCCAACATCAAAAATCTAATTTTCCAATCTTGTAAGGGTGAACTAATTGTTGTCATTCATattcatttgaagaacccGATTTTAATgggtaaaaagaaaattcaagacGTTCAATTTTATCGCGAAGCTTCTGACATGTCTGTTGATGAGACTGGAGGTGGAAGACGCGGCCAATCCAGATTTAGAAGATATGGTGATGAGGATGAACTAGAACAAgagcaagaagaaagaagaaagcgAGCTGCGCTTGATAAAGAATTTAAGTATTTTGCAGATGCAATTGCAGAGGCATCGAACGGTTTACTGACTGTGGAGAATACGTTCAGAGATTTAGGCTTTCAAGGTGTTCCCAATAGATCGGCAGTTTTTTGTATGCCAACTACAGATTGTTTGGTTCAATTGATTGAACCACCGTTTTTGGTCATTAATCTGGAGGAGGTTGAAATCTGTATTTTAGAGAGAGTTCAATTTGGCTTGAAGAACTTCGACATGGTTTTCGTTTATAAAGATTTTAATAAGCCCGTTACACACATCAATACGGTTCCAATAGAATCTTTAGATTTCTTAAAGCAATGGTTGACAGACATGGACATTCCCTACACTGTTTCAACGATCAATTTGAATTGGGCTACAATTATGAAGTCTTTACAAGATGATCCATACCAGTTTTTCTTGGACGGTGGCTGGAACTTCCTGGCTACTGgttctgatgatgaagcATCTGATGAAAGTGAGGAAGAAGTTAGTGAATATGAGGCTTCTGAAGACGACGTAAGTGATGAAAGTGCTTTttctgaagatgaagaaggatCTGAGGTGGACGATGATATTAGCGGTGATGAAAGTGAGGACTATAGCGGCgatgaaagtgaagaaGGTGAAGATTGGGACGAATTAGAGAAAAAGGCTGCTAGAGCTGACAGGGGTGCAAACTTTAGAGACTAG
- the CHC1 gene encoding clathrin heavy chain (similar to Saccharomyces cerevisiae CHC1 (YGL206C); ancestral locus Anc_3.515) encodes MSDLPIEFTELVDLTSLGISPQFLDFRSTTFESDHFVTVRETKDGTNSVAIVDLTKGNEVTRKNMGGDSAIMHPSQMVISVRANGTIVQIFNLETKSKLKSFTLDEPVIFWRWLSESTLGFVTARSILTSNVFDGNVNAKPQLLTTRHANLNNTQIINFVANKNLDWFAVVGILQENGRIAGRIQLFSKQRNISQAIEGHVAIFTNILLEGNGTTPVQVFVTGNRNATTGAGELRMIEIDHDASLPSQYQKKTTDIFFPPDATNDFPIAVQVSEKYGIIYLLTKYGFIHLYELETGTNLFVNRITAESVFTAASYNHDNGIACINKKGQVLAVEISTSQIVPYILNKLSNVALALTVATRGGLPGADDLFQKQFESLLLQNDYQNAAKVAASSTSLRNQNTINRLKNIQAPPGAISPILLYFSTLLDKGKLNKEETIELARPVLQQDRKQLFEKWLKEDKLECSEELGDIVKPFDTTLALACYLRASAHAKVVSCLAELQQFEKIIPYCQKVGYQPNFLVLISSLIRSSPDRASEFAVSLLQNPETASQIDIEKIADLFFSQNHIQQGTSLLLDALKGDTPDQGHLQTRVLEVNLLHAPQVADAILGNNIFSHYDKPTIASLSEKAGLFQRALENYTDIKDIKRCVVHTNALPIDWLVGYFGKLNVEQSLACLKALMDNNMQANIQTVVQVATKFSDLIGSSTLIKLFEDYNATEGLYYYLASLVNLTEDKDVVYKYIEAAAKMKQYREIERIVKDNNVYDPERVKNFLKDANLEDQLPLVIVCDRFDFVHEMILFLYKSQNLKFIETYVQQVNPSKTAQVVGALLDMDCDQKFIQTLLQSVLGQVPINELTTEVEKRNRLKILLPFLEQSLSQGIQDQAVYNALAKIYIDSNNSPEKFLKENDQYDTLDVGHYCEKRDPYLAYIAYEKGKNDDDLIRITNENSMYKYQARYLLERSDLDLWNKVLDPENIHRRQLIDSVISVGIPELTDPEPVSLTVQAFMTNGLKLELIELLEKIILEPSPFNENVALQGLLLLSAIKYEPTKVSSYIEKLDNYDADEIAPLCIEHDLKEEAFEIYDKHEMYSKALKVLIEDIMSLDRAAVYADKINTPELWSQIGTAQLDGLRIPDAIESYIKAEDPSNYENVIDIAEQAGKQEELIPYLLMARKTLKEPKIDGALILAYAELNKIHEIENLLAGSNVANLDHVGDKLFENEEYKAARLCYSAVSNYSKLASTLVYLDDYQAAVDTARKASNIKVWKLVNDACIEKKEFKLAQICGLNLIVHAEELDELVERYESNGYFEELISLFEAGLGLERAHMGMFTELAILYSKYEPDKTFEHLKLFWSRLNIPKVIRAVEQAHLWSELVFLYAHYDEWDNAALTLIEKSTKDLDHAYFKEVIIKVSNLEIYYKAINFYVKFHPSLLVDLLTALTPRLDIPRTVKIFSKSDNLPLIKPFLINVLPKNNSVVNQAYHDLMIEEEDYKALQNAVDSYDKFDQLGLASRLESHKLIFFKKIAALLYRRNKKWAKSLSILKEEKLWKDAIETAAISQDSRVVEDLITYFVETGNREAFVALLYAAYNLVRFDFILEISWMNSLEDYIKPYEISVKKEQNDSIRKITEDLAEKSGSNEEARDGQPLMLMNSTMNIQPTGF; translated from the coding sequence ATGAGTGACCTACCCATTGAATTTACTGAATTAGTCGATCTAACGTCTTTAGGAATTTCCCCTCAATTCCTTGACTTCAGGTCAACCACCTTCGAGAGTGACCATTTCGTCACTGTCAGAGAAACTAAGGACGGTACAAACTCTGTGGCAATCGTGGATTTGACTAAAGGAAATGAAGTGACAAGGAAGAATATGGGCGGTGATTCTGCTATCATGCATCCTTCTCAGATGGTTATTTCCGTCAGAGCAAACGGCACTATCGTACAAATATTCAATTTGGAGACTAAGAGCAAGTTAAAATCTTTTACTTTAGACGAGCCCGTTATTTTTTGGAGATGGTTGAGCGAAAGCACTTTGGGTTTTGTCACAGCAAGATCCATACTGACTTCGAATGTCTTTGATGGTAACGTAAATGCTAAGCCCCAATTACTTACCACGAGACATGCCAACTTGAACAATACACAGATCATTAATTTTGTGGCTAATAAGAACCTTGATTGGTTCGCTGTCGTTGGTATCTTACAAGAAAATGGCCGCATTGCGGGTAGAATTCAATTATTCTCCAAGCAACGTAACATCTCGCAAGCTATCGAAGGCCATGTTGCCATCTTCACTAATATATTGCTGGAGGGCAATGGCACAACCCCAGTACAAGTTTTCGTTACCGGTAACAGAAATGCCACAACAGGTGCTGGCGAATTAAGGATGATCGAGATTGACCATGATGCTTCGTTGCCATCTCAATATCAGAAAAAGACTACCGATATCTTCTTTCCGCCAGATGCAACGAATGATTTCCCTATCGCTGTTCAAGTGTCTGAAAAATACGGCATAATTTACCTATTAACAAAATATGGTTTCATCCACTTGTACGAATTGGAAACCGGTACGAATTTATTTGTTAATAGAATTACTGCAGAGTCTGTATTTACTGCAGCTTCCTACAATCACGACAATGGTATTGCATGCATTAACAAGAAAGGTCAAGTCTTGGCAGTTGAGATTTCTACCTCTCAAATCGTTCCATACATCTTAAACAAATTATCTAACGTTGCACTAGCTTTAACTGTCGCTACAAGAGGTGGTTTGCCCGGTGCAGATGATTTATTTCAAAAGCAGTTTGAATCGTTATTGTTGCAAAATGATTATCAAAATGCAGCTAAAGTTGCAGcttcttctacttcttTGAGAAACCAAAATACCATCAACAGGTTGAAAAACATTCAAGCTCCTCCAGGTGCTATTTCTCCTATCctgttgtatttttcaacgTTACTGGATAAGGGAAAATTAAACAAAGAGGAAACTATTGAATTGGCTAGACCAGTTCTACAACAAGACAGAAAGCAATTGTTCGAAAAATGGTTAAAGGAAGATAAACTAGAATGCTCGGAAGAACTCGGCGACATCGTTAAGCCATTCGACACAACCTTGGCATTAGCTTGTTACTTAAGAGCAAGCGCTCATGCAAAAGTTGTTTCCTGCCTGGCAGAACTGCAacagtttgaaaaaataattccaTACTGCCAGAAGGTTGGATATCAACCCAACTTTTTAGTgttgatttcttctctGATTCGATCATCACCAGATAGAGCTTCTGAGTTCGCAGTATCTCTATTGCAAAATCCAGAAACTGCCTCTCAAATTGACATAGAAAAAATCGCTGATCtatttttctctcaaaACCATATTCAACAAGGTACATCTCTATTGTTGGACGCCTTGAAGGGAGATACCCCAGACCAAGGTCATTTGCAAACTCGTGTTCTTGAAGTTAATCTACTGCACGCACCTCAAGTTGCTGATGCGATCTTAGGAAACAATATCTTTTCTCATTATGATAAGCCAACCATCGCTTCATTATCCGAGAAGGCGGGGCTATTCCAAAGAGCCTTGGAAAATTACACAGATATCAAGGATATTAAAAGATGCGTTGTTCACACTAACGCTTTGCCCATCGATTGGTTGGTTGGATATTTTGGCAAGTTGAACGTTGAACAGTCTTTAGCCTGCTTAAAAGCCTTGATGGATAACAACATGCAGGCTAATATCCAAACTGTTGTACAGGTGGCCACTAAATTCTCTGACTTAATTGGTTCCTCTACTTTAATCAAATTATTTGAAGACTACAATGCCACGGAGGGTCTATACTACTATTTAGCATCTTTGGTTAATTTAACCGAAGATAAAGATGTCGTTTACAAGTACATCGAAGCCGCTGctaaaatgaaacaatACAGAGAAATTGAGAGAATTGTTAAGGATAACAATGTGTATGATCCAGAAAGagtcaaaaatttcctAAAAGATGCTAATTTAGAGGACCAATTACCTTTGGTCATAGTTTGCGACCGTTTCGATTTTGTTCATGAaatgattttgtttttgtacAAATCACAGAATTTAAAATTCATTGAGACTTATGTCCAGCAAGTTAACCCTTCCAAGACTGCGCAAGTTGTTGGTGCCTTGTTAGATATGGACTGTGACCAAAAATTTATCCAGACTTTACTGCAATCTGTTTTAGGTCAAGTACCTATCAATGAATTGACCACTgaagttgaaaagagaaatagaCTAAAAATATTGCTGCCTTTCTTGGAACAAAGTTTGAGTCAAGGTATCCAAGATCAAGCCGTCTACAATGCATTGGCTAAAATTTATATTGATTCCAATAATTCTCctgaaaagtttttgaaggaGAATGACCAATATGATACTCTTGATGTTGGTCATTACTGTGAAAAGAGAGATCCATACCTTGCATATATCGCTTATGAAAAGGGtaaaaatgatgacgaCTTAATTAGAATCACTAATGAAAACAGTATGTACAAATACCAGGCCAGGTACTTGTTAGAACGTTCTGATCTAGACTTATGGAACAAAGTTTTAGATCCGGAAAATATTCATAGGAGACAATTGATTGATTCTGTCATTTCCGTCGGCATTCCTGAGCTTACCGATCCTGAACCTGTTTCTTTAACTGTACAAGCATTCATGACTAATGGCTTGAAACTGGAGCTAATTGAGttgttggaaaaaatcataCTGGAACCTTCTCCTTTCAACGAAAATGTTGCCTTACAAGGCCTATTGTTATTGTCCGCCATTAAATATGAGCCTACTAAGGTTTCAAGctatattgaaaaattagatAACTATGACGCCGACGAGATCGCTCCATTATGCATTGAGCATGATCTTAAGGAGGAAGCTTTCGAAATCTATGATAAACATGAGATGTACAGTAAAGCTTTGAAGGTTTTAATTGAAGACATCATGTCTTTAGATAGAGCTGCGGTTTATGCTGATAAAATCAATACCCCTGAACTATGGTCTCAAATTGGTACTGCCCAGTTGGACGGATTAAGAATTCCTGATGCTATTGAGTCATATATCAAAGCAGAAGATCCTTCCAATTATGAGAATGTGATTGATATTGCCGAACAAGCTGGTAAACAAGAAGAGTTAATCCCATATTTACTAATGGCTAGGAAGACTTTGAAAGAACCAAAGATCGACGGCGCTTTGATCTTGGCGTACGCTGAACTAAATAAAATtcatgaaattgaaaacttgtTGGCAGGTTCCAATGTCGCAAACTTGGATCACGTTGGTGATAAGctgtttgaaaatgaagagtaTAAAGCAGCCAGATTGTGTTACTCCGCTGTTTCTAACTACTCAAAACTTGCTTCTACATTGGTTTACTTGGACGATTATCAAGCTGCTGTAGATACTGCTAGAAAAGCCTCAAACATCAAAGTTTGGAAACTGGTTAACGACGCTtgcattgaaaagaaagagttcAAATTAGCTCAAATTTGTGGGCTGAACTTGATTGTTCATGCCGAGGAGTTAGATGAACTTGTAGAAAGATACGAATCTAACGGCTACTTCGAGGAATTAATATCACTGTTTGAAGCCGGTTTAGGTTTAGAAAGAGCTCACATGGGTATGTTTACTGAGTTAGCGATTTTGTATTCCAAATATGAACCTGACAAGACCTTCGAACACTTGAAGCTCTTCTGGTCCAGGTTGAATATCCCAAAGGTTATTAGAGCGGTAGAGCAAGCCCACCTCTGGTCAGAACTGGTATTTTTGTACGCTCACTACGATGAATGGGACAATGCTGCCCTAACTTTGATCGAAAAATCAACTAAGGACTTAGATCACGCTTATTTCAAGGAAGTCATTATTAAAGTTTCTAACTTAGAAATTTACTACAAGGCTATCAATTTTTACGTCAAGTTTCACCCATCATTGTTAGTTGACCTTTTGACTGCATTGACTCCACGGCTGGACATTCCAAGAACTGTAAAGattttttctaaatcaGATAACCTACCTTTAATCAAACCTTTCTTAATCAATGTTTTGCCAAAGAATAACTCGGTCGTCAACCAGGCTTACCACGATCTAAtgattgaagaagaagactaCAAGGCTTTGCAAAATGCTGTTGATTCATACGACAAATTCGACCAATTGGGCTTGGCATCTCGTTTAGAATCTCACAAgttaattttcttcaagaaaatagcGGCATTGTTATACCGTAGGAATAAGAAGTGGGCAAAAAgtctttcaattttgaaagaagaaaaactctGGAAAGATGCTATTGAAACAGCAGCTATCTCTCAGGATTCAAGAGTTGTGGAAGATCTAATTACctattttgttgaaactGGTAACAGAGAAGCTTTTGTTGCATTGCTATATGCTGCCTACAACTTAGTGAGATTTGACTttattttggaaatatCATGGATGAACTCTTTGGAAGACTACATCAAACCATATGAAATTTCTGTAAAGAAAGAGCAAAACGATTCTATTAGAAAAATTACTGAAGATTTGGCCGAGAAGTCTGGATCTAATGAAGAAGCAAGGGATGGGCAACCTTTGATGCTGATGAACAGTACAATGAATATACAACCCACCGgattctga